In a genomic window of Onychostoma macrolepis isolate SWU-2019 chromosome 08, ASM1243209v1, whole genome shotgun sequence:
- the got1l1 gene encoding putative aspartate aminotransferase, cytoplasmic 2 isoform X1, translated as MSARSVFDGAVFMSSEMKLQEDFKRDTHPDKVNLAGREYVGEHGHTTWLPLVRKIKQQIATDPTLTPEYPPILGIPEFTRRATELALGKDSPAIVESRVFGVQTVGCTGAVRLGAELLRSCYCSSSSWSGPILLSSLCDDSLTGMFKAAGIEDVRHYRYWDAESNGVGVENMVHDLKNAPERCVVVLFASGHCPTGAELSQEDWKRVAEVMVVWSHNEKRQLFPFFLMSAQGLCSGSLEQDAWPVRYCVSLGLELLCAQSFSHNFGLYGERVGHLLSVLKQNLLAVQSQAEKLVQKLWSCPPMEGARVVATVLNNPANLFEWQESVKAIAERCMLIRERLRERLRLLGGPWHWDHIVKPGGLYCCFGLNTQQVEFLVQKKHIYLLSNGCLNVSAINSRNLDYVAESIHQALSSQL; from the exons ATGTCTGCTCGCTCTGTGTTTGATGGCGCGGTGTTCATGTCATCTGAAATGAAGCTTCAAGAGGATTTCAAGCGAGACACACACCCCGATAAAGTGAATCTGGCAGGGAGGG AGTATGTTGGAGAGCATGGACACACCACATGGCTTCCTCTTGTACGAAAAATCAAGCAGCAAATAGCCACGGACCCGACTCTAACCCCAGAGTACCCACCCATCCTTGGGATCCCAGAATTCACCAGAAGGGCAACCGAACTTGCATTGGGCAAAGATAGCCCCGCCATTGTGGAAAGCAGG GTGTTCGGCGTCCAGACAGTTGGATGTACTGGAGCTGTGCGTCTGGGCGCTGAGTTACTGAGATCCTGCTACTGTTCAAGCTCTTCCTGGAGTGGACCCATCTTGCTGTCCTCTCTCTGTGATG ACTCGCTGACTGGTATGTTTAAGGCAGCAGGGATTGAGGATGTGCGACATTATCGGTACTGGGATGCAGAATCTAATGGAGTGGGTGTGGAAAATATGGTGCATGACTTGAAGAACGCTCCGGAACGATGTGTGGTGGTCCTGTTTGCTTCAGGTCACTGTCCCACCGGTGCTGAACTTTCTCAGGAGGACTGGAAACGTGTGGCTGAGGTCATGGTGGTATGGTCTCATAATGAA AAGCGCCAGTTATTTCCATTCTTCTTGATGTCTGCCCAAGGCTTGTGCAGTGGTTCTCTTGAGCAAGACGCCTGGCCTGTTCGCTACTGTGTATCTTTGGGGCTTGAACTTCTCTGCGCTCAATCTTTTTCTCACAACTTTGGCCTTTATG GTGAGAGAGTGGGGCATCTGCTCTCTGTGTTAAAGCAGAACCTGCTGGCCGTACAATCTCAAGCTGAGAAACTCGTTCAGAAGCTTTGGTCCTGCCCGCCGATGGAAGGGGCCAGGGTGGTTGCCACCGTATTAAATAATCCTGCCAATCTATTTGAGTG GCAGGAGAGTGTGAAGGCCATCGCTGAGCGCTGCATGCTAATCCGAGAGCGTCTGCGTGAGAGACTGAGGCTATTGGGTGGTCCGTGGCATTGGGATCACATAGTAAAACCTGGAGGGCTTTATTGCTGTTTCGGACTCAATA CTCAACAGGTTGAGTTTCTGGTTCAGAAGAAACATATCTACTTGTTATCCAACGGGTGTCTGAATGTCAGTGCCATTAACAGCCGTAACCTGGACTATGTTGCTGAATCCATACATCAAGCCTTAAGCTCTCAACTCTGA
- the got1l1 gene encoding putative aspartate aminotransferase, cytoplasmic 2 isoform X2, protein MSARSVFDGAVFMSSEMKLQEDFKRDTHPDKVNLAGREYVGEHGHTTWLPLVRKIKQQIATDPTLTPEYPPILGIPEFTRRATELALGKDSPAIVESRVFGVQTVGCTGAVRLGAELLRSCYCSSSSWSGPILLSSLCDDSLTGMFKAAGIEDVRHYRYWDAESNGVGVENMVHDLKNAPERCVVVLFASGHCPTGAELSQEDWKRVAEVMVKRQLFPFFLMSAQGLCSGSLEQDAWPVRYCVSLGLELLCAQSFSHNFGLYGERVGHLLSVLKQNLLAVQSQAEKLVQKLWSCPPMEGARVVATVLNNPANLFEWQESVKAIAERCMLIRERLRERLRLLGGPWHWDHIVKPGGLYCCFGLNTQQVEFLVQKKHIYLLSNGCLNVSAINSRNLDYVAESIHQALSSQL, encoded by the exons ATGTCTGCTCGCTCTGTGTTTGATGGCGCGGTGTTCATGTCATCTGAAATGAAGCTTCAAGAGGATTTCAAGCGAGACACACACCCCGATAAAGTGAATCTGGCAGGGAGGG AGTATGTTGGAGAGCATGGACACACCACATGGCTTCCTCTTGTACGAAAAATCAAGCAGCAAATAGCCACGGACCCGACTCTAACCCCAGAGTACCCACCCATCCTTGGGATCCCAGAATTCACCAGAAGGGCAACCGAACTTGCATTGGGCAAAGATAGCCCCGCCATTGTGGAAAGCAGG GTGTTCGGCGTCCAGACAGTTGGATGTACTGGAGCTGTGCGTCTGGGCGCTGAGTTACTGAGATCCTGCTACTGTTCAAGCTCTTCCTGGAGTGGACCCATCTTGCTGTCCTCTCTCTGTGATG ACTCGCTGACTGGTATGTTTAAGGCAGCAGGGATTGAGGATGTGCGACATTATCGGTACTGGGATGCAGAATCTAATGGAGTGGGTGTGGAAAATATGGTGCATGACTTGAAGAACGCTCCGGAACGATGTGTGGTGGTCCTGTTTGCTTCAGGTCACTGTCCCACCGGTGCTGAACTTTCTCAGGAGGACTGGAAACGTGTGGCTGAGGTCATGGTG AAGCGCCAGTTATTTCCATTCTTCTTGATGTCTGCCCAAGGCTTGTGCAGTGGTTCTCTTGAGCAAGACGCCTGGCCTGTTCGCTACTGTGTATCTTTGGGGCTTGAACTTCTCTGCGCTCAATCTTTTTCTCACAACTTTGGCCTTTATG GTGAGAGAGTGGGGCATCTGCTCTCTGTGTTAAAGCAGAACCTGCTGGCCGTACAATCTCAAGCTGAGAAACTCGTTCAGAAGCTTTGGTCCTGCCCGCCGATGGAAGGGGCCAGGGTGGTTGCCACCGTATTAAATAATCCTGCCAATCTATTTGAGTG GCAGGAGAGTGTGAAGGCCATCGCTGAGCGCTGCATGCTAATCCGAGAGCGTCTGCGTGAGAGACTGAGGCTATTGGGTGGTCCGTGGCATTGGGATCACATAGTAAAACCTGGAGGGCTTTATTGCTGTTTCGGACTCAATA CTCAACAGGTTGAGTTTCTGGTTCAGAAGAAACATATCTACTTGTTATCCAACGGGTGTCTGAATGTCAGTGCCATTAACAGCCGTAACCTGGACTATGTTGCTGAATCCATACATCAAGCCTTAAGCTCTCAACTCTGA
- the npm2a gene encoding nucleoplasmin-2a isoform X1: MLTEMTSCFIENDSVASISLSELSSSSSVSDRACVHWGCVLSGSETTAVFQAENDLLENQFFIKTICLSEEAGDEMHIVAVCDGVGASKPLPIATLRHCMPMISFPGLELIPPVTFKLCSGKGPVFISAQHITLNPVEMTEGEEEEDEDD, from the exons ATGCTGACTGAAATGACAAGCTGTTTTATCGAAAATGACTCTGTAGCTTCAATCAGTCTGTCTGAATTATCCAGCTCATCATCTGTGTCTGACAGAGCATGTGTTCACTGGG GTTGTGTGCTCAGTGGTTCTGAGACCACAGCTGTCTTTCAAGCAGAAAATGACCTTCTGGAAAACCAGTTTTTCATCAAAACG ATATGTCTTAGTGAGGAGGCAGGAGACGAGATGCATATAGTGGCCGTCTGTGATGGTGTCGGAGCTTCCAAACCGCTGCCCATTGCCACCCTCCGCCACTGTATGCCAATG ATCAGTTTTCCTGGTTTGGAGCTTATTCCCCCCGTCACCTTTAAACTGTGCTCGGGTAAAGGACCTGTGTTCATCTCTGCTCAGCATATAACAT tgaatcCCGTTGAGATGACagagggggaggaggaggaggatgaagatGATTAA
- the npm2a gene encoding nucleoplasmin-2a isoform X2, which produces MLTEMTSCFIENDSVASISLSELSSSSSVSDRACVHWGCVLSGSETTAVFQAENDLLENQFFIKTICLSEEAGDEMHIVAVCDGVGASKPLPIATLRHCMPMISFPGLELIPPVTFKLCSGLGKTPFFSSLFLIHKCENAGCWLEI; this is translated from the exons ATGCTGACTGAAATGACAAGCTGTTTTATCGAAAATGACTCTGTAGCTTCAATCAGTCTGTCTGAATTATCCAGCTCATCATCTGTGTCTGACAGAGCATGTGTTCACTGGG GTTGTGTGCTCAGTGGTTCTGAGACCACAGCTGTCTTTCAAGCAGAAAATGACCTTCTGGAAAACCAGTTTTTCATCAAAACG ATATGTCTTAGTGAGGAGGCAGGAGACGAGATGCATATAGTGGCCGTCTGTGATGGTGTCGGAGCTTCCAAACCGCTGCCCATTGCCACCCTCCGCCACTGTATGCCAATG ATCAGTTTTCCTGGTTTGGAGCTTATTCCCCCCGTCACCTTTAAACTGTGCTCGG ggtTGGGCAAAACTCCCTTTTTTAGCTCCTTGTTCCTAATTCACAAGTGTGAAAATGCAGGGTGCTGGCTGGAAATTTGA